The following proteins come from a genomic window of bacterium:
- a CDS encoding CCA tRNA nucleotidyltransferase, producing the protein MTDVKPDFDDRFRELPPEAGAAVDVIERLTGAGHAAFLVGGAVRNLALGLPPGDFDVATAARPERIAELFPHTKFVGAAFGVTLVVVGDHRIEVATFRRERSYLDGRHPDKVEFSDSPAEDALRRDFTVNALYLDPRSGEILDTVAGLDDCRARILRTVGVPADRFSEDGLRLLRASRLAAGCELEVAQGTLDAMRDCRDMLRAVSPERLGEELSAMLTGPSPSRALNLLRETGLLDLFLPEVSALHGVPQPPDYHPEGDVWTHTMLMLDQVKQPDLVLALGVLLHDIGKPTAFRQVDGRIRFHGHERSGEVMSRDVLDRLRFPRAIAERVSWLVSQHMRFFDARLMRPSTLKRFIRQEHFPALLELHRLDKAAADGDMSLHDFCRERRAAATAEELAPRPLLSGEDLLALGVPPGPRVGALLRELETMQLEGRLRDPEAARRWVRDRLR; encoded by the coding sequence ATGACCGACGTCAAGCCGGACTTCGATGACAGGTTTCGGGAACTACCGCCGGAAGCGGGCGCGGCCGTTGACGTGATCGAGCGCCTGACCGGAGCCGGCCACGCGGCGTTCCTGGTGGGCGGCGCGGTCCGGAACCTCGCGCTCGGGCTGCCACCCGGGGATTTCGATGTCGCCACGGCGGCGCGGCCCGAGCGGATCGCGGAGCTGTTCCCGCACACCAAGTTCGTGGGCGCCGCCTTCGGCGTGACGCTGGTGGTCGTGGGGGACCACCGCATCGAAGTGGCCACTTTCCGCCGCGAACGATCCTATCTGGATGGGCGTCATCCCGATAAAGTCGAGTTCAGCGATTCGCCCGCCGAAGATGCCCTGCGCCGCGACTTCACGGTCAATGCGCTCTACCTGGATCCGCGCTCGGGCGAGATCCTCGATACCGTCGCGGGGCTCGACGACTGCCGCGCACGCATTCTGCGCACCGTGGGCGTTCCGGCCGATCGCTTTAGCGAGGACGGCTTGCGCCTGTTGCGGGCCTCCCGTCTGGCGGCAGGCTGCGAACTCGAGGTCGCGCAAGGCACCCTGGACGCGATGCGCGACTGCCGCGACATGTTGCGCGCCGTGTCACCCGAGCGTCTCGGCGAAGAACTGAGTGCGATGTTGACCGGCCCCTCCCCCTCCCGCGCCCTGAACCTGCTGCGCGAGACCGGGTTGCTGGACCTGTTCCTGCCCGAGGTCAGCGCCCTGCACGGGGTTCCTCAACCACCGGACTATCACCCCGAGGGAGATGTCTGGACCCACACGATGCTCATGCTGGATCAAGTGAAGCAACCCGACCTCGTTCTCGCTCTCGGCGTCTTGCTGCACGACATCGGGAAACCGACCGCTTTTCGCCAGGTGGACGGCCGCATCCGGTTCCATGGTCACGAACGCTCAGGCGAGGTCATGTCCCGGGACGTTCTCGACCGCCTCCGCTTCCCGCGCGCGATTGCGGAGCGGGTGTCATGGCTGGTCTCGCAACACATGCGCTTCTTCGACGCCCGGCTGATGCGTCCCTCGACGCTCAAGCGATTCATCCGTCAGGAACACTTCCCCGCCTTGCTCGAACTGCATCGGCTGGACAAGGCCGCGGCAGACGGTGACATGTCCCTGCACGATTTCTGCCGCGAGCGACGGGCCGCAGCGACCGCCGAGGAACTGGCCCCGCGCCCCCTGTTGAGCGGCGAGGACCTGCTGGCGCTGGGCGTACCGCCCGGTCCGCGCGTCGGCGCGCTGCTGCGGGAGTTGGAGACGATGCAGCTGGAGGGTCGCCTGCGCGATCCGGAAGCCGCGCGGCGCTGGGTGCGGGATCGCCTCCGGTGA
- the rfbB gene encoding dTDP-glucose 4,6-dehydratase has translation MNLLVTGGAGFIGANYVRLLLARGQDKIVNLDALTYAGNLENLSGYEDYEAYRFVRGDIRDRGLIDRILAEEKIEAIVNFAAESHVDRSIEGPREFLDTNIMGTQTLLEAARRAGVARFLQVSTDEVYGSLGSEGFFTEESPLQPNSPYAASKAAADMVCRSYFHTFDLPVLTTRCSNNYGPYQFPEKLIPLMIANALEDKPLPVYGDGLNVRDWLYVGDHCEAVDLVLRRGRPGEVYNIGGNNEMENIRIVRLLLEMLGKDESLISFVADRPGHDRRYAIDASRIRSELGWVPRYEFDGGIRATVDWYLEHRDWWEQVRSGAYRDYYETMYGDRGRYSSG, from the coding sequence ATGAATCTCCTGGTGACCGGCGGTGCCGGTTTCATCGGTGCCAACTACGTCCGCCTGCTGCTGGCACGCGGCCAGGACAAGATCGTGAACCTGGATGCGTTGACCTATGCGGGGAATCTGGAGAACCTGTCCGGTTACGAGGATTACGAGGCCTACAGGTTCGTGCGCGGCGACATCCGCGACCGCGGCCTGATCGACCGCATACTCGCAGAGGAGAAGATCGAGGCGATCGTCAACTTCGCCGCCGAGAGCCACGTGGATCGCTCGATCGAAGGTCCGCGCGAGTTCCTGGATACCAACATCATGGGAACGCAGACGCTGCTGGAAGCTGCGCGCCGGGCGGGTGTCGCCCGCTTCCTGCAGGTCAGTACGGACGAGGTCTACGGTTCGCTGGGATCCGAGGGTTTCTTCACGGAAGAGAGCCCCTTGCAGCCCAACTCTCCGTACGCCGCATCCAAGGCGGCCGCCGACATGGTCTGCCGCTCCTACTTCCATACCTTCGACCTGCCGGTCCTGACCACGCGATGCAGCAACAATTACGGGCCGTACCAATTCCCCGAGAAATTGATTCCCTTGATGATCGCCAACGCCCTCGAAGACAAGCCGTTGCCTGTTTACGGCGACGGCTTGAACGTCCGCGACTGGCTCTATGTAGGCGATCATTGCGAAGCGGTCGATCTGGTGTTGCGCCGGGGTCGCCCCGGCGAGGTGTACAACATCGGCGGCAACAACGAGATGGAGAACATCCGTATCGTCCGCCTCTTGCTCGAGATGCTGGGCAAGGACGAGTCGTTGATCTCGTTCGTCGCCGACCGTCCCGGTCACGATCGACGATACGCCATCGACGCCTCCCGGATCAGAAGCGAGCTCGGCTGGGTCCCGCGGTACGAGTTCGACGGGGGCATTCGCGCCACGGTCGACTGGTACCTCGAGCACCGCGACTGGTGGGAGCAGGTCCGCAGCGGCGCCTACCGGGATTACTATGAGACGATGTACGGCGACCGGGGACGGTATTCGTCCGGATGA
- a CDS encoding BtpA/SgcQ family protein, with product MWTREYFRDLMPMPVIGMVHLLPLPGSPDWGGDMGAVLAAAGEDAAALADGGVGAVMVENYHDVPFFAEQVPPETVAAITRAAAAVREACAGLPLGINVLRNDARAALGVAAAVGASFIRVNVHTGAALTDQGLLQGRAAETLRSRRILAPGVGIMADLRVKHAVPLAPRPLAEEAGDLRRRGLADAVIISGPATGEAADPAELTAARAELPDCPLLIGSGAARGNLSRFLPGADGFIVGSSLKSAADTGRHRIDPERVISFVAAMRESTDRGLR from the coding sequence ATGTGGACGAGGGAATACTTCCGGGATTTGATGCCCATGCCCGTCATCGGCATGGTGCATCTGCTGCCTCTGCCGGGTTCTCCGGACTGGGGCGGCGACATGGGCGCCGTCTTGGCGGCGGCCGGCGAGGATGCCGCGGCGTTGGCGGACGGCGGCGTGGGCGCGGTGATGGTGGAGAATTACCACGACGTTCCGTTCTTCGCCGAGCAGGTGCCCCCCGAGACCGTGGCTGCCATCACGCGCGCCGCCGCAGCGGTACGGGAAGCCTGCGCCGGGCTGCCCCTGGGGATCAACGTGCTCCGCAACGATGCCCGTGCGGCGTTGGGCGTCGCGGCGGCGGTCGGCGCCTCGTTCATACGCGTCAACGTGCACACGGGAGCGGCCCTGACCGACCAGGGTCTCCTGCAGGGCCGGGCGGCCGAAACGTTGCGGTCGAGGAGGATCCTCGCCCCCGGTGTGGGCATCATGGCCGACCTGCGCGTCAAGCATGCGGTCCCGCTCGCGCCACGTCCCTTGGCCGAGGAGGCCGGCGACCTGCGCAGGCGCGGTCTCGCGGACGCCGTCATCATCTCGGGTCCCGCCACCGGCGAAGCGGCGGACCCAGCCGAGCTGACCGCGGCCCGCGCCGAACTGCCCGACTGTCCGCTGTTGATCGGCAGCGGCGCGGCGCGCGGGAACCTGTCCCGCTTCCTGCCCGGCGCCGACGGGTTCATCGTTGGGTCGTCGCTGAAATCCGCCGCCGACACCGGGCGCCACCGTATCGATCCGGAGCGCGTCATATCGTTCGTGGCCGCGATGCGCGAATCCACAGACAGGGGGCTGCGATGA
- a CDS encoding thymidine kinase, with protein MQIIHGKTGWIEVICGPMFSGKSEELIRRIRRAQIARQRIQLFKPNIDDRYSEHEIVTHSQQRLPSTPVASSPDILECLHDKTEVVGIDEAQFFDDDITEVCNKLANLGKRVIVAGLDMDFRGEPFEPIPRLMAIAEYVTKQLAICVRCGNPANHTQRLTDNTQKIVVGTQGTYEARCRQCFEHPQIPAAGEAEES; from the coding sequence ATGCAGATCATCCACGGCAAGACCGGCTGGATAGAAGTCATCTGCGGCCCCATGTTCAGCGGCAAGAGCGAGGAACTCATCCGCCGCATCAGGCGGGCCCAGATCGCCCGGCAGCGGATCCAGCTCTTCAAGCCGAACATCGACGACCGCTACAGCGAGCACGAGATCGTCACCCACAGCCAGCAGCGACTGCCCAGCACGCCGGTGGCGTCCAGTCCCGACATCCTGGAATGTCTGCACGACAAGACCGAGGTGGTGGGCATCGACGAGGCCCAGTTCTTCGACGACGACATCACCGAAGTCTGCAACAAGCTGGCGAACCTGGGCAAGCGGGTGATCGTGGCGGGGTTGGATATGGACTTCCGCGGCGAACCCTTCGAACCCATTCCCAGGTTGATGGCCATCGCAGAGTACGTCACCAAGCAACTGGCAATCTGCGTGCGGTGCGGCAACCCGGCGAACCATACGCAACGCCTGACCGACAACACGCAGAAGATCGTAGTGGGAACACAGGGCACCTATGAAGCCCGCTGCCGACAATGCTTCGAGCATCCGCAGATACCAGCCGCAGGCGAGGCCGAAGAATCCTGA
- a CDS encoding HDOD domain-containing protein — MGQLDEIVLTHHEKQIQERELRCLAGVDVLGGVRQTDPATVLPDLISGLEALDKVVEAGDVVRIFVDLAERQGGRLLLLRNWGEGLRVMLAQGVELPPRLLDPKSIRPKVIALRETDIFMVLSREKVVYSGPFPLEYFPPELSRVLHASEDRPILLVPLPLRGRWGTYLYLDWLSFEGAERIRGVTALARYAVMRLHGLEHDVLPVGLHTQTIHAAQMKAQHERELTSCADLKPGELPPERIFGMLGELTALPQVAGRILELLGDPRTTAAQLEKEIARDLVLTARMLRVANSSFYEGNSEIKAIRDAVVRLGFKTVRNWTLVAASRAVFPGVDTSPLLHRIWSRSVRSAVASQIVAEERGLDDCEIAFVGGLMQNIGQLILARALPGLCEHIEQTSLEREVPLWRVEKELLGYDHGTLGALLIDDWGLSRRLAQAVRHHHDLELDNDPEGLGTVIGLGEDLVQCAEVEDPWSWERYHRESAAARKLGVDLELFGTLARRLVDVSLDDLD; from the coding sequence TTGGGCCAATTAGACGAGATCGTGCTCACGCACCACGAAAAGCAAATACAGGAAAGGGAACTGAGATGCCTGGCAGGTGTCGACGTGCTCGGCGGCGTGCGGCAAACGGATCCAGCCACCGTGCTCCCGGATCTCATCTCCGGTCTGGAAGCCCTCGACAAGGTCGTCGAAGCCGGCGATGTCGTGCGCATCTTTGTCGATCTCGCCGAGCGCCAGGGCGGCCGGCTGCTCCTGCTGCGCAACTGGGGTGAAGGGCTGCGCGTGATGCTGGCGCAAGGCGTCGAGTTGCCCCCGCGCCTGCTGGACCCGAAGTCGATCAGACCGAAGGTGATCGCCCTGCGGGAGACGGATATCTTCATGGTGCTCTCGCGCGAGAAGGTGGTCTACAGCGGTCCGTTCCCTCTCGAGTATTTCCCGCCCGAACTGTCACGGGTTCTCCATGCCTCGGAGGATCGTCCCATCCTGCTGGTGCCGTTGCCGCTGCGCGGACGCTGGGGCACATATCTCTACCTGGATTGGCTCAGCTTCGAAGGCGCCGAGCGTATCAGGGGAGTCACCGCGCTGGCGCGTTACGCCGTCATGCGTCTTCACGGCCTGGAACACGACGTATTACCGGTGGGGCTGCACACACAGACGATCCACGCGGCCCAGATGAAAGCCCAGCACGAGCGGGAGCTGACGAGTTGTGCCGACTTGAAACCGGGTGAGCTGCCGCCGGAGCGGATCTTCGGGATGCTGGGCGAACTCACCGCCTTGCCGCAGGTGGCCGGGCGCATCCTGGAACTGCTCGGCGATCCGCGCACGACGGCGGCCCAGCTGGAGAAGGAGATCGCCCGCGACCTGGTGTTGACGGCACGCATGTTGCGCGTGGCCAACTCGTCTTTCTACGAAGGCAACAGCGAGATCAAGGCGATCCGCGACGCGGTCGTACGCTTGGGTTTCAAGACCGTGCGCAACTGGACCCTCGTCGCGGCCTCGCGTGCGGTCTTCCCCGGCGTGGACACCAGCCCCCTGCTGCACCGCATCTGGTCCCGCTCCGTGCGATCCGCAGTGGCCAGCCAGATCGTGGCCGAGGAGCGGGGGCTCGACGACTGCGAGATCGCCTTCGTCGGTGGGCTGATGCAGAATATCGGGCAACTCATCCTGGCCAGGGCTCTCCCGGGACTCTGCGAGCATATCGAGCAGACCAGCCTCGAGCGGGAGGTCCCGCTCTGGAGGGTCGAGAAGGAGCTCCTGGGCTACGATCACGGCACCCTGGGCGCATTGCTGATCGACGACTGGGGACTGAGCAGGCGGCTCGCCCAGGCGGTCAGACACCACCACGATCTGGAGCTCGACAACGACCCGGAGGGACTCGGCACGGTGATCGGGCTTGGCGAGGACTTGGTCCAATGCGCCGAGGTCGAGGATCCCTGGTCGTGGGAACGCTACCATCGCGAAAGCGCCGCCGCCCGCAAGCTCGGTGTGGACCTTGAGTTGTTCGGTACCCTTGCGCGCCGGCTGGTCGACGTCTCACTCGACGATCTCGACTGA
- the queD gene encoding 6-carboxytetrahydropterin synthase QueD gives MSNRITKSFTFDSAHWLPNVPQGHKCGRMHGHTYTIVIGVEGEVDPESGWIVDFGDIKAAFKPLEKIMDHRCLNEVEGLENPTAENMARWIYTRMKSDLPQIADVTVRETPTSAAVYRRED, from the coding sequence ATGTCCAACCGGATCACCAAGTCGTTCACGTTCGATTCCGCCCACTGGCTGCCCAACGTCCCGCAGGGCCACAAGTGCGGCCGGATGCATGGGCACACCTACACCATCGTCATCGGCGTCGAGGGCGAGGTCGATCCGGAGTCGGGCTGGATCGTCGATTTCGGGGACATCAAGGCCGCCTTCAAGCCGTTGGAAAAGATCATGGATCACCGTTGCCTCAACGAGGTCGAAGGACTCGAGAATCCGACGGCCGAGAACATGGCCCGCTGGATCTACACGCGGATGAAGAGCGACCTGCCGCAGATAGCCGACGTCACCGTGAGGGAGACGCCCACGTCCGCCGCGGTCTACCGCCGCGAGGATTGA